In Carnobacterium sp. CP1, the following are encoded in one genomic region:
- a CDS encoding ABC transporter ATP-binding protein — protein MEQKTSGSKSFPLKEQFQIVSRIFKFGAPFKGKFFMAIFFGVLVAITNVVLPRILQTFMDDYLATQTATTRIIGLFAAAYFGVTLLKIIVWYLNLYLFNLASEKTVENIRNKVFTKLHTLGMRFFDQTPAGSIVTRVTNDTETIKEFFEVFLTVLQGIFGVVASFIAMALLSLEITLWIMLFVPVLLIVIWYYQKYSSTIYRSMREKLSILNTKLAESISGMSIIQQFRQEKRLQKDFEKTNSSYFESRYAMVKANALLLGPIINLLDTLALVVILSFFGYNALTGAVGVGVIYAFASYVRNFFNPMVRMMDSLSIFQDGVVSSNRVLNVLDNQELTPQQEPDSSAKIKAGKIEFKNVSFSYDGKKNVLNNITFTANPGETVALVGHTGSGKSSIINVMMRFYEFSEGDILIDGISIKKYPIEELRSKMGLVLQDSFLFYGTINDNIRLKNPAITDRQVEAAAQFVQADAFIEQLPNQYESKVIERGASYSSGQKQLISFASTIVTDPKILILDEATANIDTETEALIQEGLNKMRQGRTTLAIAHRLSTIRDANMILVLDHGEIIEQGTHDELIKQNGVYHEMYRLQNNGLVE, from the coding sequence ATGGAGCAAAAAACAAGTGGGTCAAAATCCTTTCCTCTTAAAGAACAGTTCCAAATTGTGAGTAGAATATTTAAATTTGGCGCCCCGTTTAAAGGTAAATTTTTTATGGCTATTTTCTTCGGAGTATTAGTGGCTATAACGAATGTAGTGTTGCCTCGTATTTTACAAACGTTTATGGATGATTATCTAGCAACGCAAACAGCCACAACTAGAATTATCGGTTTATTTGCCGCTGCTTATTTCGGAGTAACCTTGCTCAAAATTATTGTTTGGTATTTAAACCTGTACCTGTTTAATTTGGCCTCTGAAAAAACAGTGGAGAATATCCGGAACAAAGTGTTTACTAAATTGCATACTTTAGGGATGAGATTTTTTGATCAAACGCCTGCTGGTTCAATCGTGACGCGCGTAACCAATGATACTGAGACGATCAAAGAGTTTTTTGAAGTATTTCTTACCGTTTTGCAAGGGATTTTTGGAGTTGTAGCTTCTTTTATTGCGATGGCTTTATTAAGTTTGGAAATCACTTTGTGGATCATGTTATTCGTTCCAGTATTACTGATAGTTATTTGGTATTATCAAAAATACAGTTCGACGATCTACCGGAGTATGCGTGAAAAGCTGAGTATCTTAAATACAAAGCTGGCAGAATCAATCTCTGGAATGAGTATCATCCAACAATTTCGACAAGAAAAAAGATTGCAAAAAGATTTTGAAAAAACCAACAGTTCTTATTTCGAATCGCGTTATGCCATGGTTAAAGCCAATGCATTGCTGCTTGGTCCGATCATTAACTTATTGGATACATTAGCTTTGGTAGTCATTTTAAGCTTTTTTGGATACAACGCTTTAACTGGAGCGGTTGGAGTTGGTGTTATTTATGCATTTGCTTCTTATGTGCGAAATTTCTTCAATCCGATGGTTCGTATGATGGATAGCTTGAGTATTTTTCAAGATGGCGTGGTCTCAAGTAACCGGGTATTGAATGTATTGGATAATCAAGAACTCACGCCTCAGCAAGAACCTGATAGCTCTGCGAAGATCAAAGCAGGGAAAATTGAGTTTAAAAATGTTAGTTTTTCTTATGATGGTAAAAAGAATGTGTTAAATAACATTACCTTTACGGCGAATCCCGGCGAAACAGTGGCTCTAGTCGGTCATACAGGAAGTGGGAAAAGTTCTATTATCAATGTAATGATGCGTTTTTATGAATTTTCGGAAGGGGATATTTTAATTGATGGTATTTCGATCAAAAAATACCCGATTGAGGAATTGCGTAGCAAAATGGGGTTGGTTTTGCAAGACTCCTTCTTATTTTACGGAACCATTAATGACAATATTCGTCTGAAAAATCCCGCCATTACTGATCGTCAAGTTGAAGCCGCTGCTCAATTTGTTCAAGCAGATGCCTTTATTGAGCAGCTGCCTAATCAGTATGAATCGAAAGTGATTGAAAGAGGAGCAAGTTATTCCAGTGGTCAAAAACAATTGATTTCTTTTGCTAGTACAATCGTAACGGATCCTAAAATACTGATACTGGACGAAGCAACAGCCAATATTGATACAGAGACAGAAGCATTGATTCAAGAAGGTCTGAATAAAATGCGGCAAGGGCGTACTACATTGGCCATAGCCCATCGATTGTCAACCATTCGTGATGCCAATATGATTTTAGTTTTAGATCATGGTGAGATCATCGAACAAGGAACACATGACGAATTGATTAAACAAAATGGTGTTTACCATGAAATGTACCGACTTCAAAACAATGGTCTGGTGGAATAG
- a CDS encoding lysophospholipid acyltransferase family protein produces the protein MFFRVLRSIVGFLLAILNGNAHYQNKEKLPKEGSFILVAPHRTWIDPIYLALAAKPHEFTFMAKKELFKNPIMGWVIRHANAFPVDRQNPGPSAIKTPVKILKQGELSLVIFPTGTRHSSELKGGAATIAKLSGVPIIPAVYQGPLTVSELLKRKRITVRFGDPITIEKSTKLTKDNLKGIEEQIQHAFDQLDHEIDPTYKYDYHK, from the coding sequence TTGTTTTTTAGAGTATTACGTAGTATCGTCGGTTTCTTATTAGCCATTTTAAATGGGAATGCGCATTATCAAAATAAAGAGAAGCTGCCTAAAGAAGGTTCTTTCATTTTAGTAGCTCCTCATCGTACATGGATCGATCCAATTTATTTAGCACTAGCTGCTAAACCTCATGAATTCACGTTCATGGCAAAAAAAGAGTTGTTTAAAAATCCAATTATGGGATGGGTCATTCGTCACGCTAACGCTTTTCCTGTTGATCGCCAAAATCCTGGACCAAGCGCTATCAAAACACCTGTAAAAATTCTAAAACAAGGAGAGCTTAGTCTTGTTATCTTTCCCACGGGAACTAGACATTCTTCTGAGCTCAAAGGCGGTGCAGCCACCATCGCAAAACTAAGCGGTGTGCCCATTATCCCAGCAGTTTATCAAGGTCCTTTGACCGTTTCAGAGCTGCTTAAACGAAAACGGATAACGGTCCGCTTTGGTGATCCGATCACCATTGAAAAAAGCACAAAATTAACTAAGGATAACTTGAAAGGTATCGAAGAACAAATTCAGCATGCCTTTGATCAACTGGACCATGAAATTGATCCAACTTACAAATACGATTACCACAAATAA
- a CDS encoding DEAD/DEAH box helicase, with amino-acid sequence MKWSIPERVIDQARKYVADKRVLSINSYFEKKVWVAEVMGDEIYRVELDGTTKEDDYCECSYWKEHGYCRHTVAVELELRDRGISRIMTEENAKEVAADSPNPGQELTESFTRVFLNEHRETLTPLQKNRILELEYKIETKPLSTALVRSKSEVFALSIRAGVDKLYIVKDLTSFFDSFSAQSVFEIKPGQTIDFKQIKLTDEDAAIMDFLQKQIHSNALIIGNQKEATLLTNNKRYLVLSPILAELTLQMLQDSGNLQFVNGKNKYKTVVFVENQLPISFELFQRNGVVILDTLNLIDSYLDEYQWFISGNVIFQPSKEQLRTVQPLRYFLQRYDGKDIEILPENMPDFTAYVMPLLTKMGEVTIDEALKNSFIQEPLKTIIYFRYEKEAVHATVEFNYKQLVLSTNPEENQLPDVGVQIIRDSQKEMSILNRLKEYNYHRTETSYTKRMVRDEDFYTLFTQEIPTLELEATIYVDDLLDSMFLDQIDPETSIDVQNDGSFLDIRFDIGGITSEEVDKVLKSLSEKKAFHKLDNGTLIDLETDNFKQISDVLSELRVLKNFQNGKISLPSYRGLELHEKFGLEEKNKQTLSRKFQDLIQDLNFPDQFEAVVPKGLHADLRPYQITGYKWLKMLSKYGFGGILADDMGLGKTIQVITYILSEIEEKGKNDPFLIVAPASLTYNWNHEFKKFAPSIENFVVAGTAEERMAIIDSVQPNQVLITSYPSFRQDADLYKKKTFSLLALDESQMVKNYHTKTAQALRGLSIKKRFALSGTPIENKIEELWAIFQLIMPGFFPSIKQFKTLPYEQIAKMIRPFVLRRIKKDVLKELPDKIETNLYSSMTKEQKTVYLAYLQRIQESVQNMSGEDFRKNRIEILSGLTRLRQICCDPRLFLEDYEGESGKLEQLKDLLATAKESGKRVLIFSQFTSMLTIIERELATEGVDTFYLSGQTKPKERLEMVNRFNDGEKEIFLISLKAGGTGLNLTGADTVILYDLWWNPAVEEQAAGRAHRLGQKKVVEVWRLIAEGTIEEKINALQQEKKALFDQVITAEAGDQKSLNQLTESDIREILSIGN; translated from the coding sequence ATGAAGTGGAGTATTCCAGAACGTGTTATTGACCAAGCTAGAAAATATGTCGCCGATAAACGAGTCCTTTCAATCAATTCTTATTTTGAAAAAAAGGTATGGGTTGCTGAAGTTATGGGAGATGAAATTTATCGTGTTGAACTAGATGGTACAACTAAAGAAGACGACTATTGTGAATGCAGTTATTGGAAGGAACACGGTTATTGTAGACACACGGTAGCGGTTGAATTAGAACTGCGCGATCGTGGAATCAGTCGGATAATGACAGAAGAAAATGCCAAAGAAGTTGCAGCTGATTCACCCAACCCAGGACAAGAGTTAACGGAATCATTTACGCGGGTTTTCTTAAATGAACACAGAGAAACTTTAACTCCTTTACAAAAGAACCGCATTTTGGAGCTGGAATATAAAATAGAAACGAAACCATTAAGTACAGCACTCGTTCGGTCAAAAAGCGAAGTTTTTGCCTTAAGTATCCGTGCTGGTGTTGATAAACTTTATATTGTTAAAGATTTAACCAGCTTTTTTGACAGTTTTTCAGCTCAAAGCGTGTTTGAAATAAAACCTGGTCAGACGATTGATTTTAAACAAATTAAGTTAACTGACGAAGATGCAGCAATCATGGATTTTCTTCAAAAACAAATTCATTCGAATGCTTTGATCATCGGCAATCAAAAAGAAGCGACATTGTTAACGAATAACAAGCGGTACCTAGTTTTGTCGCCTATACTCGCTGAGTTAACGTTACAAATGCTTCAAGATAGCGGCAATCTTCAATTCGTGAATGGTAAAAATAAATATAAAACGGTTGTTTTTGTGGAAAATCAATTGCCTATTTCTTTTGAATTGTTTCAAAGAAACGGTGTAGTTATATTAGACACATTAAACCTAATTGACAGTTATTTAGATGAATACCAGTGGTTCATTTCTGGAAATGTTATCTTTCAGCCCTCTAAGGAGCAATTGCGGACAGTTCAACCTTTGCGTTACTTTTTGCAGCGTTACGATGGGAAAGATATCGAAATATTGCCAGAAAACATGCCGGATTTCACAGCTTATGTTATGCCGTTATTGACAAAAATGGGAGAGGTGACGATTGATGAAGCATTGAAAAATTCATTTATCCAAGAACCTTTAAAAACGATTATTTATTTTAGATATGAAAAAGAAGCGGTTCACGCAACCGTTGAGTTCAATTATAAACAATTGGTTTTGTCAACCAATCCTGAAGAAAACCAATTGCCAGACGTGGGGGTCCAAATTATTCGGGACAGCCAAAAAGAAATGAGTATATTAAATCGTCTAAAAGAATACAATTACCATCGGACTGAAACAAGTTATACTAAACGTATGGTGCGGGACGAGGATTTTTATACCTTGTTTACACAAGAAATCCCCACACTTGAATTAGAGGCTACTATTTATGTGGATGATTTATTAGACAGTATGTTTTTAGATCAAATCGATCCTGAAACAAGTATAGACGTCCAAAACGATGGATCTTTTTTAGATATTCGCTTTGATATCGGTGGAATTACTTCAGAAGAGGTCGATAAAGTTTTAAAAAGTCTAAGCGAAAAGAAAGCTTTCCATAAATTAGACAATGGAACTTTAATTGACTTGGAAACCGACAACTTTAAACAAATTAGTGATGTATTAAGCGAATTGAGAGTATTGAAGAATTTTCAAAATGGAAAAATCAGTTTGCCAAGTTACCGCGGATTGGAATTACATGAAAAGTTTGGTTTGGAAGAAAAAAATAAACAAACCCTTTCTAGAAAGTTCCAAGACTTGATACAAGATTTAAACTTTCCGGATCAATTTGAAGCAGTTGTGCCAAAAGGATTACACGCTGATTTAAGGCCTTATCAAATCACTGGGTACAAATGGTTGAAGATGCTTTCGAAATACGGATTTGGCGGTATATTAGCCGATGATATGGGGTTGGGTAAAACAATCCAGGTCATCACCTATATCCTTTCTGAAATTGAAGAAAAAGGTAAAAATGATCCTTTCTTGATTGTGGCTCCAGCATCGTTAACCTATAACTGGAATCATGAATTCAAAAAATTTGCACCTTCGATTGAAAACTTTGTAGTTGCTGGTACAGCGGAAGAAAGAATGGCTATCATCGATTCTGTTCAACCCAATCAGGTTTTAATTACTTCATACCCAAGTTTTAGACAAGATGCCGACCTTTATAAAAAGAAGACATTTAGCTTGCTGGCATTGGATGAATCACAAATGGTAAAGAACTACCATACTAAAACAGCCCAGGCACTTAGAGGACTGAGCATTAAGAAACGATTTGCATTAAGCGGGACACCTATAGAAAATAAGATAGAAGAATTATGGGCTATTTTTCAATTGATCATGCCAGGCTTTTTCCCTAGCATTAAACAGTTCAAAACATTGCCTTATGAACAAATTGCGAAAATGATTCGTCCGTTCGTATTGCGCCGAATTAAAAAAGATGTGCTAAAAGAATTGCCTGATAAAATCGAGACAAATTTATACAGTTCCATGACCAAAGAGCAAAAAACGGTTTATCTAGCTTATTTACAACGTATTCAAGAAAGTGTACAAAACATGTCCGGTGAAGATTTCCGTAAAAATCGTATTGAAATTTTATCTGGATTAACGAGATTGCGTCAAATTTGTTGTGATCCAAGATTATTCTTGGAAGACTACGAAGGAGAATCAGGAAAATTAGAGCAATTAAAAGACCTATTGGCGACTGCTAAAGAAAGCGGCAAGCGCGTACTCATTTTCTCGCAATTTACTTCTATGTTGACGATTATTGAAAGAGAACTAGCGACTGAAGGAGTAGATACGTTCTATTTAAGCGGCCAAACAAAACCAAAAGAGCGTTTAGAAATGGTCAATCGCTTCAACGATGGCGAAAAGGAAATTTTCCTAATTTCATTAAAAGCAGGTGGAACAGGCTTGAACTTAACCGGAGCAGACACCGTTATTTTATATGACTTATGGTGGAACCCTGCTGTAGAAGAGCAGGCTGCCGGTCGTGCTCACCGTTTAGGACAAAAGAAAGTCGTTGAAGTTTGGCGTTTGATAGCTGAAGGAACCATTGAAGAAAAAATCAATGCGCTTCAGCAAGAGAAAAAAGCTCTATTTGATCAAGTTATAACTGCTGAAGCTGGGGATCAAAAATCATTGAATCAATTAACGGAATCAGATATTCGTGAAATTTTGAGTATTGGAAACTAA
- a CDS encoding DsrE family protein translates to MADVILHIDELEKWSLVLGNVRNLKKAQASLKIEVVANAAAVKGYLDSVLLEEIKPLIEQHVWFVACNNALRAHEIKENDLAPEIKIVPSGVMELVVQQQAGAAYVKP, encoded by the coding sequence GTGGCAGATGTTATTTTGCACATTGATGAATTAGAGAAATGGTCTTTAGTCTTAGGAAATGTTCGAAACTTAAAAAAAGCCCAAGCTTCTCTCAAAATTGAAGTGGTGGCTAATGCCGCAGCTGTCAAAGGATATCTTGATTCTGTTCTTTTAGAAGAAATCAAGCCTTTGATTGAGCAACATGTTTGGTTTGTAGCGTGCAATAACGCTTTACGCGCACATGAAATCAAAGAAAATGATCTTGCACCTGAAATTAAAATCGTGCCTTCAGGTGTAATGGAGTTGGTTGTACAACAACAAGCAGGAGCAGCTTATGTGAAACCTTAA
- the rpsB gene encoding 30S ribosomal protein S2, which produces MAVISMKQLLEAGVHFGHQTRRWNPKMKRFIFTERNGIYIIDLQKTVKLADAAYNYMKEVSENGGIALFVGTKKQAQEAIKEEAIRSGQFYVNHRWLGGTLTNWDTIQKRIKRLKEINKMEEDGTFEVLPKKEVGILLKQRDRLEKFLGGIEDMPRIPDVMFVVDPRKERIAIQEAHKLNIPIVAMVDTNCDPDEIDVIIPSNDDAIRAVKLITSKMADAMIEGNQGQDEVVEETFTAEAPAAETASIEEIVEVVEGDNAE; this is translated from the coding sequence ATGGCAGTAATCTCAATGAAACAATTGCTTGAAGCAGGCGTACACTTCGGTCACCAAACACGTCGTTGGAACCCGAAAATGAAACGTTTTATCTTTACAGAAAGAAACGGTATCTACATCATCGACTTACAAAAAACAGTTAAGTTAGCTGATGCAGCATACAACTACATGAAAGAAGTATCTGAAAACGGCGGAATCGCTTTATTCGTAGGTACTAAAAAACAAGCACAAGAAGCTATTAAAGAAGAAGCAATCCGTTCAGGACAATTCTATGTAAACCACCGTTGGTTAGGTGGAACATTAACGAACTGGGATACTATCCAAAAACGTATCAAACGTTTGAAAGAAATCAACAAAATGGAAGAAGACGGAACATTTGAAGTCCTTCCTAAAAAAGAAGTCGGTATCTTATTGAAACAACGTGACCGTTTAGAAAAATTCTTAGGCGGAATCGAAGATATGCCTAGAATTCCAGACGTAATGTTTGTTGTAGACCCTCGTAAAGAGCGTATTGCAATCCAAGAAGCACACAAATTAAACATTCCTATCGTGGCTATGGTTGACACTAACTGTGACCCAGATGAAATCGATGTTATCATTCCATCAAACGATGATGCTATCCGTGCTGTTAAATTGATTACTTCAAAAATGGCTGACGCTATGATCGAAGGAAACCAAGGACAAGACGAAGTTGTTGAAGAAACTTTCACAGCTGAAGCTCCTGCTGCTGAAACAGCATCAATCGAAGAAATCGTTGAAGTTGTTGAAGGCGACAACGCTGAATAA
- the tsf gene encoding translation elongation factor Ts, translating to MVQVTAALVKKLRDMTGVGMMDAKKALVAVDGDIDAAVDHLRETGMAKAAKKADRIAAEGLAGVDVEGNVGAITEINSETDFVSKNEQFQKLVKDVTTAIAEGNPATVEEAQALKAGDGTVESEVLSATTKIGEKIGLRRFARVEKTDADAFGAYTHMGGRIAVLTVLEGTTDESVARDVAMHIAAINPKYVSRDQVSQEEIDHETKILTEQALNEGKPANIVEKMIVGRLNKYLAEISLLDQPFVKDPDMTVGKYVASKGATVKSFVRFEVGEGIEKREENFAEEVMNQVKK from the coding sequence ATGGTACAAGTAACAGCTGCTTTAGTAAAAAAATTACGTGATATGACAGGTGTCGGCATGATGGACGCTAAAAAAGCATTGGTAGCCGTTGACGGCGATATTGATGCTGCAGTAGACCACTTAAGAGAAACGGGTATGGCAAAAGCTGCTAAAAAAGCAGACCGTATTGCTGCTGAAGGCTTAGCAGGCGTAGACGTTGAAGGCAATGTCGGCGCAATTACAGAAATCAATTCAGAAACAGACTTTGTTTCTAAAAACGAACAATTCCAAAAATTAGTTAAAGACGTAACGACTGCAATTGCTGAAGGCAATCCAGCAACAGTGGAAGAAGCTCAAGCATTAAAAGCAGGAGACGGTACTGTTGAATCTGAAGTTCTTTCAGCAACGACTAAAATTGGAGAAAAAATTGGTTTACGTCGTTTTGCACGTGTAGAAAAAACAGATGCTGATGCTTTTGGCGCTTACACTCATATGGGCGGACGTATCGCTGTGTTGACTGTTCTTGAAGGAACAACTGACGAATCTGTTGCACGTGATGTTGCTATGCACATCGCTGCAATCAACCCTAAATATGTTTCTCGCGACCAAGTTTCTCAAGAAGAAATTGATCATGAAACAAAAATCTTAACAGAACAAGCTTTGAACGAAGGAAAACCAGCTAATATCGTTGAAAAAATGATTGTTGGACGTTTGAACAAATACTTGGCTGAAATCAGCTTGCTTGACCAACCGTTTGTTAAAGATCCAGATATGACTGTTGGCAAATACGTTGCTTCTAAAGGAGCAACTGTTAAATCATTTGTTCGCTTTGAAGTGGGCGAAGGTATTGAAAAACGTGAAGAAAACTTTGCTGAAGAAGTAATGAACCAAGTTAAAAAGTAA
- the pyrH gene encoding UMP kinase produces MIEPKYKRIVLKLSGEALAGDSGFGIQPPTIQKICQEIKEVHDLGVEIAIVVGGGNIWRGQVGSEMGMERAQADYMGMLATVMNALALQDCLENEGVPTRVQTSIEMRQIAEPYIRRKAERHLEKGRVVIFAGGTGNPYFSTDTTAALRAAEIGADVILMAKNNVDGVYSADPKLDGSAVKYEELTHLEIINKGLQVMDTTASSLSMDNDIPLVVFNLNESGNIKRVALGETIGTTVRGKRV; encoded by the coding sequence ATGATCGAACCAAAATACAAACGTATCGTCTTAAAACTCAGTGGAGAAGCTTTAGCTGGAGATTCAGGTTTTGGGATTCAACCACCGACGATTCAAAAAATATGTCAAGAAATTAAAGAAGTACATGATTTAGGCGTGGAAATTGCTATTGTAGTCGGCGGTGGAAACATTTGGCGCGGGCAAGTCGGTTCTGAAATGGGAATGGAACGCGCTCAAGCAGACTATATGGGGATGCTTGCTACGGTCATGAATGCTTTAGCATTACAAGACTGTCTTGAAAACGAAGGGGTGCCAACAAGAGTCCAAACTTCAATTGAAATGCGACAAATCGCTGAACCGTATATTCGACGGAAAGCTGAACGCCACCTTGAAAAAGGCCGTGTCGTTATTTTTGCAGGAGGTACAGGAAATCCTTACTTCTCAACAGATACCACAGCAGCTTTACGCGCAGCAGAAATTGGTGCTGATGTTATTTTAATGGCTAAAAACAACGTTGATGGAGTTTACTCAGCTGATCCTAAATTAGATGGTTCAGCAGTTAAATATGAGGAACTGACTCATTTAGAGATTATCAATAAAGGTCTTCAAGTGATGGACACCACAGCTAGCTCGCTAAGTATGGACAACGATATTCCATTGGTTGTTTTTAATTTAAATGAGTCAGGCAATATTAAACGGGTCGCTTTAGGCGAAACGATCGGAACTACAGTCAGG